A stretch of Methanobacterium sp. DNA encodes these proteins:
- a CDS encoding ZPR1 zinc finger domain-containing protein, which yields MSKMFSDCPICKARQKMEVTTKTEKIPYFGEIMESTLLCHECGYKHADTICIEKKDPVKYVLLIGKDNLNARVVKSQSTTMTIPELGLKVEPGPQSQGYVSNVEGVLDRFEKAVKTALSWTEDQQSRENAVKIMEFIDEVKNGNKKVTLILEDPFGHSIIIHENAQKTELTQDEIKRLKTGFLTFENEELEYE from the coding sequence TTGAGTAAAATGTTTTCTGACTGCCCAATATGTAAGGCACGTCAAAAAATGGAAGTGACTACAAAAACTGAAAAAATCCCCTATTTTGGGGAGATCATGGAATCAACACTTTTATGCCATGAATGCGGCTATAAACATGCTGATACCATTTGTATTGAAAAAAAAGATCCTGTCAAATACGTTCTCCTAATTGGGAAGGATAATTTAAATGCCAGGGTGGTGAAATCACAGTCAACTACCATGACGATTCCCGAACTAGGGCTTAAGGTGGAACCAGGACCCCAATCACAAGGATATGTCTCTAATGTAGAAGGAGTTCTTGATCGATTCGAAAAAGCGGTTAAAACCGCTTTGTCATGGACTGAAGATCAGCAAAGCAGGGAAAATGCAGTTAAAATAATGGAATTCATTGATGAAGTTAAAAATGGTAATAAAAAGGTTACTTTAATACTGGAAGATCCTTTTGGCCATAGCATTATCATACATGAAAATGCTCAAAAAACTGAATTGACCCAAGATGAGATTAAAAGATTAAAAACTGGATTTCTCACATTTGAAAATGAGGAATTAGAATATGAATGA
- the nadC gene encoding carboxylating nicotinate-nucleotide diphosphorylase, translating into MIYGLKNIISNDLGFEDITTRALIPKGMQVNGKIISNEEGTVAGVYLASEIFTEFGVETKIMKNDGEKVQEGQIIMEISGDPHDILSLERTVLNLMMRMSGIATLTAKMVKMVKKANPNVILAGTRKTTPGLQFFEKDAIRAGGGDTHRYRLDDGILIKDNHLALVGDVAEAVSRARKYASFTKKIEIEVETIEETLQAAKAGADIIMLDNMSPDEVKNVLSVLDKENLHNNILIEVSGGINSENIVPFAKTGVDVISTGYMTHSARSLDLSLELDKMQ; encoded by the coding sequence ATGATCTATGGCCTTAAAAATATTATTTCCAATGATTTAGGTTTTGAGGATATCACTACCCGTGCATTGATCCCAAAGGGAATGCAAGTCAATGGTAAGATAATATCTAACGAAGAGGGAACAGTTGCTGGAGTGTACTTGGCATCTGAAATTTTCACTGAGTTTGGAGTGGAAACCAAAATCATGAAAAATGATGGTGAAAAGGTTCAGGAAGGTCAAATTATCATGGAAATCTCTGGTGATCCTCATGATATCCTGAGTTTAGAACGTACTGTTCTCAATCTTATGATGCGAATGAGTGGAATTGCAACTTTAACAGCAAAAATGGTTAAAATGGTTAAAAAGGCCAATCCTAATGTCATCCTCGCTGGAACTCGTAAAACCACTCCGGGGCTTCAATTTTTTGAGAAAGATGCCATCCGGGCTGGAGGAGGAGATACCCATCGTTATCGTCTTGATGATGGTATACTAATCAAGGACAACCACTTGGCTTTGGTTGGGGATGTAGCTGAAGCCGTGTCTCGGGCCCGAAAATATGCCAGTTTCACTAAAAAAATAGAAATAGAAGTTGAAACCATTGAAGAAACACTTCAAGCTGCCAAAGCAGGGGCAGATATTATAATGCTCGATAACATGTCTCCAGATGAAGTTAAAAATGTTTTATCAGTTCTCGATAAGGAAAATCTCCATAATAATATCTTAATTGAGGTTTCGGGTGGAATTAATTCTGAAAATATTGTTCCTTTTGCAAAGACAGGGGTGGATGTTATATCCACTGGATACATGACTCATTCTGCAAGATCATTGGACCTAAGTCTAGAATTAGATAAAATGCAATAA
- the rnz gene encoding ribonuclease Z has translation MELIFLGTSSALPTTKRNHSAIALKAFGEVMLFDCGEGTQRQMTHLKLSPMKINQIFITHLHGDHFLGLPGLIQSMAFRGRKNSLHIYGPEGIIKTVENIKNLGYYSLSFPINAHEIRGINEGIIRETEEYIIKSCPMQHSIPNLAYSVEEKRSPKFQKDKALELGLKPGPDFGKLQRGISVEVNGKIIKPAEVLGEKRKGRKFVYSGDTRPCAEMVKFAYQADVLIHESTFDSAQEDKALKTGHSTSTHAATIAKEAEVSNLILFHMSTRYRDSDMLKKEAKEIFQKVTVAEDYMVFEVKKHD, from the coding sequence ATGGAGCTAATATTTTTAGGAACATCATCTGCGCTCCCAACTACTAAAAGAAATCATTCAGCTATAGCTTTGAAGGCTTTTGGAGAAGTTATGCTTTTTGATTGTGGGGAAGGCACCCAACGACAGATGACACATCTTAAACTTAGCCCAATGAAGATAAACCAAATTTTCATCACACACCTTCATGGTGACCATTTTTTGGGATTGCCTGGCTTGATACAGTCCATGGCCTTTAGAGGAAGGAAGAATTCATTGCACATCTACGGTCCAGAAGGAATTATAAAAACTGTAGAAAACATTAAAAATTTGGGTTACTATTCCCTATCATTTCCCATCAATGCACATGAAATCAGGGGGATAAATGAAGGAATAATTAGAGAAACAGAAGAATATATAATTAAGTCTTGCCCCATGCAACATTCCATCCCTAACTTGGCTTATTCAGTTGAAGAAAAACGATCACCTAAATTCCAGAAAGATAAGGCTTTAGAATTGGGCTTAAAACCGGGACCTGATTTCGGTAAACTTCAAAGAGGTATCTCAGTAGAGGTTAATGGCAAAATAATAAAACCTGCAGAAGTACTTGGTGAAAAAAGGAAAGGAAGGAAATTTGTCTACTCTGGAGACACCCGTCCGTGCGCTGAAATGGTTAAATTCGCTTACCAAGCCGATGTTTTAATACATGAATCAACATTTGATTCGGCCCAAGAAGATAAAGCCCTGAAAACAGGCCATTCAACTAGTACTCATGCAGCAACAATAGCAAAAGAAGCTGAAGTGTCTAACTTAATTCTTTTCCACATGAGCACCCGTTATAGGGATAGTGATATGTTAAAAAAAGAAGCAAAAGAAATATTCCAAAAGGTTACAGTAGCTGAAGATTATATGGTCTTTGAGGTGAAAAAACATGACTGA